A region of the Lagopus muta isolate bLagMut1 chromosome 2, bLagMut1 primary, whole genome shotgun sequence genome:
ccttctttcttctttccttctttccttctttccttctttccttctttccttctttccttctttccttctttccttctttccttctctctctccccctctctctccccctctctttctctctttttccttccttccatttctttccttctctctttccttctctgtttctttttccttatttctctttcttctttctttactcttttaactttccttttctttattttttttttaattcctccctttctctctccctttcttctctctttttatatattttttttgtcttttctttcttaattttcctattttatttctcctattctttcatccattttcctttcctttcctttcctttcctttcctttcctttcctttcctttcctttcctttcctttcctttcctttcctttcctttcctttcctttcctttcctttcctttcctttcctttcctttcctttcctttcctttcctttcctttcctttcctttcctttcctttcctttcctttccttttcctttcctttcctttcctttcctttcctttcctttcctttcctttcctttcctttcctttcctttcctttcctttcctttcctttcctttcctttcctttcctttcctttcctttcctttcctttcctttcctttcctttcctttcctttcctttcctttccttttcctttcctttcctttccttttcctttcctttcctttcctttcctttcctttcctttcctttcctttcctttcctttcctttcctttcctttcctttcctttcctttcctttccttttcctttcctttcctttcctttcctttcctttcctttcccttcctttcccttcctttcccttcctttcccttcctttcccttccttttcccttcctttcccttcctttcccttcctttcccttcctttcccttcctttccccttcctttcccttcctttcccttcctttcccttcctttccccgTCCCCATTTTCCCTCCCCCGTCCATCTCCCCCCTCCCCGGGGCACTGACGCTCTCCCCGCCCGGCCCGTCGCGGCCCGGCAGAGCACACGTACGGGGAGGTGAACCAGCTGGGTGGTGTCTTCGTGAACGGGCGGCCGCTGCCCAACGCCATCCGCCTGCGGATCGTGGAGCTGGCCCAGCTCGGCATCCGCCCCGTGCGACAATCAGCCGCCAGCTGCGGGTCTCGCACACGGCTGCGTCAGCAAGATCCTGGCCCGCTACAACGAGACCGGCTCCATCCTGCCCGGAGCCATCGGAGGCAGCAAGCCGCGCGTCACCACCCCCAACGTGGTCAAACACATCCGAGACTACAAGCAGGGCGATCCCGGCATCTTCGCCTGGGAGATCCGCGACCGGCTGCTGGCCGACGGCGTCTGCGACAAGTACAACGTGCCGTCGGTCAGCTCCATCAGCAGGATCCTGAGGAACAAAATCGGCAGCCTCTCGCAGCCCGGCGGCCCTTACGACGGCGGCAAGCAGCCCCCCCCCGCAGGCCCCGCCCTGCCCTACAACCCCCCTTTACCAGTACCCGTACCCCGGTCCCATGGCCCCGCCGGCAGCCAAGATGAGCGCTCATCCCGGGGCCCGTCCCCGCGGCCCACGTCGGGCTGCCCCGCTCCTGGCCCTCGGCTCACTCTGTCACCAACATCCTGGGCATCCGCACCTTCGTGGAGCAGACGGGTGGGTACAGAAAGTCACCGGGACAGCGCTTCTGCCCTCGGGGTTTTTTCCGTCGGGAAAAGCCCCGACGGCCGAGAGTTGATCCTGACGGCTCCGCGGCTCTGTCCTGCCCAGGAGCTTTGGGTGGTACGGAGAGCTCTGCCTACCCCCCCAAAATGGAAGACTGGCCCGGCTGTGAACAGGACTGCCTTCCCTTCCGCCCCAGGCCGACAAAGCCACGGTGGAAGGGGACATCAAATACCCGCAGGTAAGGGGCGgaggggccggggccgggggcAGCCGTCACGGCTGCCACGCGTCTCCGACACGCATGTTTGTGCCCAGCCCGCCCCGGGACTCTCCTCCGTGGGCAGCTTTCTCCCGGCCTGCGCCTATCCCCCCGGTAACCAGCACGGCGTCTACGGCGCGCCTGGCGGCTACATCCCCCCGGGACACCCCATGGCAGCCGCAGGGCCACCACGGCCCCGGTGTGACGGTGCACGGAGGCGATCTGGCCAGCGCCATGGCCTTCAAGCAGCCCGGCAGGGAAGGTGAGCGGGAAACCGGGGGTCTGGGGGCAAAGGGGGGGCTGAGGGAAGCGACTGACCCGACGGAGCGGTGGGATCCCCGTACCCCTCTGTGCCCTGATGGCATCCGCCGCGCACCGCCGGGCTGGAAACCATTTTCCCGGAGCCCTTCCGATTGAATGCAGCTCGGAGAAAGGCAGAGCGCAAGAATCGGGGATCATTAAATCTTAATCTCGATTGCCGGGGCCCCGCTCTCCGCCTCGGGCGGGATTTAAAGATAAACTCCGTCTGCAGAACGCGAGCTTTGATTTGAACGCGTTTACCCGCTAATTGGGACGATTCTTTTATCTGCCGTGAATGATTTCGGTTTAGTTCTGAAAGATTTATTTGCCCGATAGGTGGTTTCGTTTAAGAAATCCTAACTCATCTGTTCTGGGATATAAAATCCCCCGTCGatatctttctcctttttcgTGGCATTAGactttctaatatttttcacatttgcaaTCCATTTCCCGCTTATTAGTCCTTctctttattctattttttttaataatatatatatacatatatgtagcTGACCTTTTACCGTTTCTATCCAACTCCGGCAACCTGCTGCGAGTTAAAACATCGGCCGTCTCGGGGACGAGTTATTGCGAATATCAATGGGTGAAAACGGGTCGTTGTAAACGTATTTTTTTGCTTAGAAAGCATAACAATAGGGAAAGAGAAAGCggagaaatgaaaggaaaaaagaaaaagagagaaaggggaaggggaaggaaaaagaaaaagagaaaagaaggaatgaaggaacgggaaaacaaataggaagggaaggggaaaggaaacgAACGAAGCgtgcttttaatatatttttcgGATTATTCTCCCCACATTTTAAGAGACTTGGAGGTTGAATTTTCTGACCTGGCAGTCCTTAAGCTGTATCTGCCGAAAGGCCCACcaactttctttcattttattatggTTGTTTTCTAtattcttccccttttcccctctcAGAGCTCGGCTCTCTGGCCCAACCCGGTACCGGCGGTGCTCCGGGCCGCGCTGCTCCAGGCTCGGCGGCTCCCGCTGCGGGTGCGGGGATCTGCTCGGTGCTGCGGGCGGACGGGGGGTGGTGAGGATGGGGGGAGagggcagggaaaaaaagaaggagaagaaagagagaaaaaatcagCCGGGTGTATCGTTTGTCGGCTTCAGACCTTTTCCTACTTCGGGGCCGTTGTTAAGCTAGAAATTCTCCCCGGTTCTTTGCTCAGCATAGCAGTGACGGGACGTTTCGCACCCCCTGCCCCGTGCGGGGAATAAGCGGGGGATACGTGGA
Encoded here:
- the PAX1 gene encoding LOW QUALITY PROTEIN: paired box protein Pax-1 (The sequence of the model RefSeq protein was modified relative to this genomic sequence to represent the inferred CDS: deleted 9 bases in 7 codons); this encodes AEHTYGEVNQLGGVFVNGRPLPNAIRLRIVELAQLGIRPATISRQLRVSHGCVSKILARYNETGSILPGAIGGSKPRVTTPNVVKHIRDYKQGDPGIFAWEIRDRLLADGVCDKYNVPSVSSISRILRNKIGSLSQPGGPYDGGKQPPPAGPALPYNPLYQYPYPGPMAPPAAKMSAHPGPVPAAHVGLPRSWPSAHSVTNILGIRTFVEQTGALGGTESSAYPPKMEDWPGVNRTAFPSAQADKATVEGDIKYPQPAPGLSSVGSFLPACAYPPGNQHGVYGAPGGYIPPGHPWQPQGHHGPGVTVHGGDLASAMAFKQPGREVTDRKPGSPVGKSPDPLSPIHGLSIPASSS